One Phycisphaerae bacterium DNA segment encodes these proteins:
- a CDS encoding prepilin-type N-terminal cleavage/methylation domain-containing protein, translating to MGKNHRNALTAFTPLEKAADFSQRSLPYDLNPLLSQIFIKRKSLTGFTLLEVIIVLMIVGIVAAIAVPMYVSAASVQLRTAADMVASDLEYAKSMAISTGKTHSVVFDTVAESYCIKDSAGQVIAHPVRIGTNYVINFAGDNRLNKVDIAITNFAPSNTVKFDNIGAPFDGSGNSMVDGFVQLRCEGNMMKVKIAPVTGYVSIE from the coding sequence ATGGGAAAAAACCATAGAAACGCTTTAACGGCATTTACCCCGTTAGAGAAAGCTGCTGATTTTAGTCAACGGTCATTACCGTATGACTTAAATCCGCTATTATCACAGATTTTTATAAAAAGAAAATCTCTAACGGGGTTTACGCTGTTAGAGGTGATTATTGTGTTGATGATAGTCGGCATCGTCGCGGCGATAGCAGTACCGATGTATGTCTCTGCCGCTTCGGTGCAGTTAAGAACGGCGGCCGATATGGTCGCATCTGACCTTGAGTATGCGAAAAGTATGGCGATAAGTACAGGTAAAACTCATTCTGTTGTTTTCGATACCGTGGCGGAAAGCTATTGCATTAAGGATTCCGCCGGGCAGGTGATAGCTCATCCTGTTCGTATCGGGACTAATTACGTTATAAATTTTGCCGGCGACAACAGGCTTAACAAGGTTGATATTGCAATAACTAATTTCGCCCCGTCGAACACGGTTAAGTTCGATAACATCGGGGCGCCTTTTGACGGTTCGGGCAACAGCATGGTTGACGGTTTTGTGCAATTGCGCTGCGAGGGCAATATGATGAAAGTGAAAATTGCACCGGTAACGGGATATGTAAGTATTGAATAG
- a CDS encoding LamG domain-containing protein — MKYEKRQTRSKGIALLIILVLVATIAIVGLGFIVRGDTELLCGQNMELKADMDYLAESGLEQAKGLIMYPHDLADEYFTGASAQQLVSGNDYYDVSVTKLSELNWQITSSAYRRVGGVNAAQSSFTANMRLDPDVGFWSGAAVMLYQGMNIAGDAYCNGAVKNNGVLNGDCFADSLSGNAITGQIKAKTALQLNKPDITCNLLTSNFSTQTIIANNLNNITLGSPYQVFYKNGDLAILSNVTINGCLAVNGNLTITGTTNVITAAKNTPAIYISGNLIIKEGASITATGLVSADGRIETPIYNTSASITGVLFTDDGIRYIISDYSGSGYDGIVNGDCTWVDGILNGAVNFDGDGDFVDIGNPSELNINKKISVMAYIKVNAFDRSYQAIVTKGNSSWRLQRYANTNYIEFTCSGTYGGSIHSSISVNDGLWHHVAGVRDDSRIRLYIDGVLDTWQFTAGEFNTNSYPVYIGENSEQTGRYFNGAIDSVRIYKRALSASDVWNVVYGIGSTSEIVGFWYMNGGNCSTTVTAAPVKAAVYHWPGGVKDRWSPAAGAFYKTITRNP, encoded by the coding sequence ATGAAATACGAAAAAAGACAAACCCGCAGCAAAGGAATTGCTCTTTTAATTATCCTCGTACTCGTGGCGACAATAGCCATTGTGGGACTTGGTTTCATAGTCCGCGGGGATACGGAACTGCTTTGCGGACAGAATATGGAGCTCAAGGCCGATATGGATTATCTTGCCGAGTCCGGTCTCGAACAGGCCAAAGGACTTATTATGTATCCGCACGACCTTGCGGATGAATATTTTACAGGAGCATCGGCCCAGCAATTAGTCAGCGGGAATGATTATTACGATGTAAGCGTAACGAAACTTTCGGAACTTAACTGGCAGATAACATCGTCGGCGTACAGGCGAGTCGGCGGTGTCAATGCCGCTCAAAGCAGCTTTACCGCCAATATGAGGCTCGACCCCGATGTGGGATTCTGGTCGGGGGCTGCTGTTATGCTTTATCAGGGTATGAATATAGCAGGCGATGCCTACTGCAACGGCGCCGTCAAAAATAACGGCGTATTGAACGGCGATTGTTTCGCGGATTCGCTTTCGGGCAACGCGATAACCGGTCAGATAAAAGCTAAAACCGCTTTGCAGCTCAATAAACCTGATATTACCTGCAATTTGCTTACCTCGAACTTTTCAACACAAACGATAATCGCAAATAATCTAAATAATATAACTTTAGGCAGCCCATATCAGGTTTTTTATAAAAACGGCGATTTGGCTATCTTAAGTAATGTTACCATCAACGGCTGTCTTGCGGTAAACGGCAATTTGACAATTACCGGCACAACAAACGTTATTACTGCCGCGAAAAATACTCCGGCCATTTACATAAGCGGCAACCTTATAATAAAAGAAGGAGCTTCGATTACAGCTACCGGCCTGGTTTCCGCTGACGGACGAATTGAAACGCCGATTTATAATACATCCGCAAGCATAACAGGCGTACTTTTTACAGATGATGGAATCAGATATATTATTTCTGATTATTCAGGTTCCGGCTACGATGGTATTGTAAACGGCGATTGTACATGGGTGGACGGCATTTTGAACGGTGCGGTTAATTTTGATGGCGATGGCGATTTTGTAGATATAGGAAATCCATCGGAACTTAATATTAATAAGAAAATCAGTGTTATGGCATATATAAAAGTAAACGCCTTTGACCGCAGTTATCAGGCGATAGTTACCAAGGGCAATTCGAGCTGGCGATTGCAAAGGTACGCAAATACGAACTATATAGAATTTACCTGTTCAGGTACTTACGGCGGCTCTATTCACAGCAGTATAAGCGTCAATGATGGTTTATGGCATCATGTCGCCGGTGTTCGTGATGACAGCAGGATTCGGCTTTATATCGATGGGGTATTAGATACGTGGCAATTCACCGCTGGTGAGTTCAATACAAATTCATATCCGGTATATATAGGCGAAAATTCCGAGCAGACGGGAAGATATTTTAACGGCGCCATTGATAGTGTACGTATTTATAAGAGAGCACTGTCAGCGTCTGATGTTTGGAATGTTGTTTACGGTATTGGTTCGACAAGCGAGATCGTTGGTTTTTGGTATATGAACGGCGGGAATTGCAGCACGACAGTAACTGCCGCTCCGGTAAAGGCGGCGGTCTATCATTGGCCCGGCGGCGTGAAGGACAGATGGTCACCCGCGGCAGGAGCATTTTACAAAACGATAACGAGAAATCCGTAA
- a CDS encoding prepilin-type N-terminal cleavage/methylation domain-containing protein — MKRTNKYRGFTLAELLMAVWVTSIILAAVATLSFALGSANTSSDNTSDLYSRIRYTTVRVSEILRSSKLICATFGSSAAIWRADDNGDNQINPGEIIYLETVNGNLNLVSFQPPAALVGITGSLTDISNGQARTWLGAACQVNTVTLVNNCNNVSFTTDQAPPFSKQLNIFFSVNQNGIARNYQISGKLRCYADYLLDSSGLIDSADDDN, encoded by the coding sequence ATGAAAAGAACGAATAAATACAGAGGTTTTACGCTTGCCGAACTGCTTATGGCGGTATGGGTGACGAGTATAATCCTTGCCGCTGTGGCGACATTGTCTTTCGCGCTTGGTTCAGCAAACACTTCTTCTGATAATACTTCAGACCTCTACAGCAGAATACGTTATACGACTGTGCGCGTATCGGAGATTTTAAGGAGCAGTAAGCTGATATGCGCAACCTTCGGCAGCAGTGCAGCAATATGGCGGGCGGACGACAACGGCGACAACCAGATAAATCCGGGCGAAATAATCTATCTTGAAACTGTTAACGGTAATTTAAATCTGGTTAGTTTTCAGCCGCCTGCGGCCTTGGTCGGAATAACGGGGTCGCTTACAGATATATCAAACGGTCAGGCCAGGACATGGCTTGGAGCAGCCTGCCAGGTAAATACTGTTACCCTGGTTAATAATTGCAATAATGTTTCTTTTACGACGGACCAGGCGCCGCCGTTTTCGAAACAGCTCAATATCTTTTTCAGCGTCAATCAGAACGGCATCGCCCGGAATTATCAGATAAGCGGCAAGCTTCGATGTTACGCCGATTATCTGCTCGACAGCAGCGGCCTGATTGATTCTGCAGATGACGATAACTGA
- a CDS encoding prepilin-type N-terminal cleavage/methylation domain-containing protein — protein MIKTTTKNEGFTLAEALIALVILTIAAAGLILPFASSAAVQQQGCNETIAAKLAADLAEQIINTSFSQIVPTYGSYSESKGQVKNASGVVFTDSIYANFSRGAVCEYVYMPQQTNIGTPTFIRITVSVYYDGLKLVEVVRLKSKGQ, from the coding sequence ATGATAAAAACTACGACAAAAAATGAGGGGTTTACTCTTGCTGAGGCGCTTATCGCCCTTGTTATTCTGACGATAGCGGCAGCGGGACTGATTCTTCCATTCGCATCTAGCGCCGCTGTTCAGCAGCAGGGCTGCAATGAGACAATTGCCGCCAAACTGGCGGCCGACCTTGCCGAACAAATTATCAACACGAGCTTCAGCCAGATAGTTCCCACTTACGGCAGCTATTCAGAATCCAAAGGGCAGGTAAAAAACGCATCAGGCGTTGTTTTCACCGACTCTATTTACGCTAATTTCAGCAGAGGAGCCGTTTGCGAATATGTGTATATGCCACAGCAGACCAATATCGGAACGCCGACTTTTATCAGGATAACCGTCAGTGTCTATTATGACGGCCTTAAACTTGTCGAAGTTGTGAGACTGAAAAGCAAAGGGCAATGA
- a CDS encoding type II secretion system protein has protein sequence MKKKNGFTLVEILIVVVILGILAAIVIPQFSDASEEAKLSSLVSDLQTARSQIQLYKVQHSGGLPATVSGVTFAQAMTGYTKSDGSLASTQAPGVGVYGPYLQQIPKNPFVSDSNTAGTVTSGTGTPAGDASSGWYFNTTTGAFNANDSSAHAAL, from the coding sequence ATGAAAAAGAAAAATGGTTTTACATTAGTGGAAATTTTGATTGTCGTGGTCATCCTCGGCATACTTGCTGCGATAGTAATACCGCAGTTCAGCGATGCGAGCGAAGAGGCCAAGCTGTCAAGCCTTGTAAGCGACCTGCAAACCGCTCGTTCGCAGATTCAGCTTTATAAGGTTCAGCACAGCGGCGGACTGCCTGCTACGGTAAGCGGCGTTACTTTCGCTCAGGCGATGACAGGTTACACAAAGTCTGACGGCTCACTTGCCTCGACACAGGCTCCGGGCGTCGGCGTTTACGGTCCTTATCTGCAGCAGATACCCAAGAATCCGTTCGTCAGCGACAGTAATACCGCAGGAACGGTAACTTCAGGTACGGGTACACCTGCCGGAGATGCGAGCAGCGGATGGTATTTCAATACCACAACCGGCGCGTTTAACGCGAACGATAGTTCTGCTCACGCTGCTCTGTAA
- the tsaE gene encoding tRNA (adenosine(37)-N6)-threonylcarbamoyltransferase complex ATPase subunit type 1 TsaE, with product MNKTTEIISDSAEKTFEIGKKIGSLLEGGEVVCFTGPLGSGKTTLIKGIAAGAGAANPQHVNSPTFVMVNEYQGRFTIFHIDAYRINKISEFEALGFEEFIGPESVVLVEWADKVAGAFEGLDCIYIDMRHNGETSRRIKITGLNIHPDKQGLDI from the coding sequence ATGAATAAAACAACAGAAATAATTTCAGATTCGGCGGAAAAGACTTTTGAGATTGGCAAAAAAATCGGGTCATTGCTCGAAGGCGGGGAAGTCGTATGTTTCACGGGGCCTTTGGGCAGCGGGAAAACCACTTTGATAAAAGGCATCGCGGCGGGGGCGGGAGCGGCAAATCCGCAGCATGTTAACAGCCCGACTTTCGTAATGGTCAACGAATACCAGGGCAGATTTACTATTTTTCACATTGACGCTTATCGAATAAATAAGATTTCGGAATTCGAGGCTTTGGGGTTCGAAGAATTTATCGGGCCTGAGTCGGTTGTTCTTGTCGAATGGGCCGATAAAGTGGCGGGGGCGTTTGAGGGACTTGACTGCATATATATAGATATGCGGCATAATGGAGAAACGAGCCGGCGAATCAAAATTACCGGCCTGAACATACATCCCGATAAACAGGGATTGGATATCTGA
- a CDS encoding thiamine-phosphate kinase: MSSGETELVRYFAAKGKLNSAKFPIGIGDDMAQIKLPNGDSVLITTDMLLDSVHFDTKKATLEQIGYKSMAASLSDCAAMATIPLAAVVSVALPRQTRGLKPTLLLKRLHKGILAAAKKYDCPLIGGDMTSWNKPLAISVAMLSTVGKTKPVKRSTAKTGDVICVTGTLGGSLAGKHLKFEPRIKEALAIARAGANSMMDISDGLSTDLNHICRLSKKGAIVEADKIPVSRNTKTLSNALNDGEDFELLFTIRKKNFERLRKQWRFKTKLTAIGEITGGNSVKIKMLNKKIIDLKPSGYDHLVNE; the protein is encoded by the coding sequence ATGAGCAGCGGTGAAACAGAGCTTGTTCGGTATTTTGCGGCTAAAGGAAAATTAAATTCCGCGAAATTTCCCATTGGTATCGGCGACGATATGGCGCAAATCAAATTGCCAAATGGCGATTCTGTTCTTATTACCACAGATATGCTGCTTGACAGTGTGCACTTCGATACGAAAAAAGCGACTCTCGAACAAATCGGCTACAAATCAATGGCGGCAAGTTTAAGCGATTGTGCGGCGATGGCGACAATTCCACTTGCGGCGGTCGTGTCGGTCGCGCTGCCGAGGCAAACGCGTGGGCTAAAGCCCACCCTACTACTTAAAAGACTGCACAAGGGAATACTTGCCGCGGCGAAAAAATATGACTGTCCGCTTATCGGCGGGGATATGACAAGCTGGAACAAGCCATTGGCGATAAGCGTGGCGATGTTAAGCACTGTCGGCAAAACAAAACCTGTAAAACGCAGCACGGCTAAAACCGGCGATGTAATTTGTGTAACCGGAACACTCGGCGGGTCTCTGGCAGGGAAACATCTTAAATTCGAGCCGCGGATAAAAGAGGCACTTGCGATTGCCCGCGCCGGTGCAAATTCGATGATGGATATAAGCGATGGGCTTAGCACAGACTTAAATCATATATGCAGATTAAGCAAAAAGGGCGCAATTGTCGAAGCTGATAAAATTCCGGTTTCGAGAAATACCAAAACATTGAGTAATGCTCTCAATGACGGCGAAGATTTTGAGCTGTTGTTTACGATACGAAAGAAAAATTTCGAACGATTAAGAAAACAGTGGCGGTTTAAAACAAAACTTACCGCTATTGGGGAAATTACCGGCGGAAATTCTGTAAAAATAAAAATGCTTAATAAAAAAATAATAGACCTGAAACCAAGTGGATACGATCATTTAGTAAATGAATAA
- a CDS encoding transposase yields MSNYRRANFPGGYYFFTVVTYNRKNLFHQESARNCLHCAWQQAQYKRYFETVALCLLPDHLHCVWKLPDNDADFSTRWALIKALFTRAYLKQMDTNTVINKSRAKHREATIWQRRFWEHQIRDETDLQNHINYIHYNPVKHNLTTNANDWPWSTYPRFTGQNCYNVIEVKYQIPDDINFGE; encoded by the coding sequence ATGAGTAATTATCGCAGAGCAAATTTTCCAGGCGGCTACTATTTTTTTACAGTTGTAACATATAATCGTAAGAACCTGTTTCATCAGGAATCCGCAAGAAATTGTTTACATTGTGCCTGGCAGCAAGCACAATATAAACGTTATTTTGAAACAGTCGCTCTTTGTCTTTTACCTGATCACCTGCATTGCGTCTGGAAATTACCCGATAATGATGCAGATTTTTCGACCAGATGGGCTTTAATAAAAGCTTTATTTACAAGGGCATATTTAAAGCAGATGGACACCAATACTGTAATTAATAAATCGAGAGCAAAACATAGAGAGGCAACTATATGGCAAAGAAGGTTCTGGGAACATCAAATACGAGATGAAACCGATTTACAAAACCACATCAATTACATTCATTACAATCCTGTTAAGCATAATCTTACAACAAATGCCAATGATTGGCCTTGGTCAACATATCCTCGATTTACAGGACAGAACTGTTATAATGTCATAGAAGTGAAATATCAAATACCCGATGATATAAATTTTGGAGAATAA
- the argH gene encoding argininosuccinate lyase — translation MAEPQKSWEHRLGKPTDSLAVDFVESLSFDKRLYKYDIVGSIAHAEMLCEQKLLTKDEFKQIKEALIEISHQIAEGKFKFDKTYEDIHMAIEAALIAKIGDAGKKLHTGRSRNDQVATDMRLWMRDEIEIIQAKIALLQKAFVKLAEKYASDIMPAYTHFQRAQPISIAAYILSFVEQLNRDFLRLKNCRLLLNLSPLGSGAIAGSSLPLDRKQVCGLLGFSDITYNTMDSVSDRDFCAEFIFDCSLISVHLSKLAEDWIVFSTTEFDFIHIDDAFCTSSSMMPQKRNPDMLELIRGKTGSVYGSLMAIMTILKAQPSGYNRDLQEDKVHTFKASDTIEACIDMARAIVENTTFKTEKISAGLDRGFLDATAMAEYLVKKGIPFRTAHGIVGSLVAQCEKENKSLAQTSIEEFRKHSEVIGEDIYQCLGGKNVANSYATAAAASPAQMAEQINYWKKQLEK, via the coding sequence ATGGCTGAACCACAAAAAAGCTGGGAACATCGCCTGGGCAAACCTACCGATTCATTGGCTGTCGATTTTGTCGAATCGCTTTCGTTCGATAAGCGGCTCTATAAATACGACATCGTCGGCTCAATCGCCCATGCGGAGATGCTCTGCGAACAAAAACTCCTGACGAAAGACGAATTCAAACAGATTAAAGAAGCCCTGATTGAGATTTCGCACCAGATAGCCGAGGGCAAATTCAAATTCGATAAGACCTACGAAGATATTCATATGGCGATTGAGGCTGCGCTGATTGCGAAAATCGGCGATGCGGGAAAGAAACTGCATACTGGCCGAAGCCGGAACGACCAGGTCGCAACCGATATGCGGCTGTGGATGCGGGACGAAATAGAAATAATCCAGGCTAAAATCGCGCTGCTGCAAAAAGCATTCGTAAAACTCGCTGAAAAATATGCCAGCGACATTATGCCTGCATATACGCATTTTCAGCGGGCCCAGCCGATTTCCATCGCGGCGTATATTTTAAGTTTTGTCGAACAACTCAACCGGGATTTTCTGCGTTTGAAAAACTGCCGACTGCTTTTGAATCTTTCGCCGCTCGGAAGCGGGGCGATAGCGGGCTCATCACTGCCTCTGGATAGAAAGCAGGTCTGCGGACTGCTGGGCTTTTCGGATATTACATATAATACGATGGATTCAGTGTCGGACAGAGATTTTTGCGCGGAATTTATCTTCGATTGCAGTTTGATTTCGGTGCATTTGTCGAAACTGGCGGAAGACTGGATTGTTTTCTCGACGACAGAGTTCGATTTTATTCATATCGATGACGCGTTCTGCACATCTTCGAGTATGATGCCGCAGAAGCGCAATCCCGATATGCTCGAACTTATCCGCGGCAAAACGGGGAGCGTTTACGGTTCGCTGATGGCGATTATGACGATTCTTAAGGCGCAGCCAAGCGGCTACAACCGCGATTTGCAGGAAGATAAGGTTCATACCTTTAAGGCTTCGGATACGATAGAGGCCTGTATCGATATGGCGCGGGCGATAGTCGAGAACACGACCTTTAAGACGGAAAAGATTTCAGCAGGTCTGGACAGGGGATTTCTCGACGCGACTGCGATGGCGGAATATCTCGTTAAGAAGGGCATACCGTTCCGCACGGCACACGGGATAGTCGGCAGTCTTGTCGCTCAATGCGAAAAAGAAAACAAAAGCCTTGCCCAGACAAGCATCGAAGAATTCAGGAAACATTCCGAAGTTATCGGTGAAGATATTTATCAGTGTTTGGGCGGAAAAAATGTGGCGAATTCTTATGCGACCGCAGCGGCGGCGTCTCCTGCGCAAATGGCCGAGCAGATAAATTACTGGAAAAAACAGTTGGAAAAATAA